The following is a genomic window from Labrus bergylta chromosome 2, fLabBer1.1, whole genome shotgun sequence.
TGCTTTCAGGGACGACTGTTTAAAGGGAGGGTTCACCTCAGGTCACTCTTCATCATGATCATATTTCAGTGGATTAAATGGAGTTAAAACGTGGTTCTGTTTATAAAAGACAATGTTCATACACAAAAAAGTGCAAATGACACATTAACCTAAAAAGgcgtttgtatttgtttgtaacAAAGCGActttaggagaaaaaaaaatacttaggACTATGCAGGACTGTTGTCTGCATGTAAGAGTTTAAAAGGtgacaaaataattaaatcaatgGTTGTTGagcatgtatttttaaaatattgtgtatttcaatatgttatttttgcttttgttttttttaatactctcTTTGTAGCTATGTAAAGCAGTTCGAGATGCTCTATGTATGAGTGGTGCTCATTAAATAAACCTGGCTTTGACTTAATTGATATCTATGTGATTCTCATGAAACTGGACAGGCGCTGTGATTAGAAACAAGatattttacatgaaaatgtagCTAAAAGATAAACAGTCTATTGGAGAACAGTAATTCAGTATCTTGGTGTCCCCTCAGCTGGACATCTGTAGCAATAGTTAGTAGATATGGTGAAATACACTGTCCCTCTCATCAGATGAACAGCTGTATAGATTCTAAAGAATAACAGCAGATGACTGGCTGAAACCAACTCCACAACAAatcatttgattgattgattgattgattgattacatttatttcagacatatcaaataaaatcaaacatatcaaaaatgcacaacaaaatgaaaagcacaaaaatacaataaacaaaaaacaatgtttaaattatttcacaaaaaaagaaaaagaaaattacatatattaaattgatatgcctgaaaaggagtaggaagaagtataaaacttatttaatcctaccccttttccacagctcaataattcatatttattaaattaattaacttcctgtgttccttataatctctctatatatacaatctatctatatacaatttgctatactatatttatgatactatatttgatatttacaatccaatgattttccatacatatatatacaacttgatatactatgattttttataatttatatatttatacaatccatatatttatatctatatatacatatctatttgtacaatttgatgtactatatttacattttatatatttatacaatccttATATCtatacagtttggtacagtatgtttacaattatacatttgataCAATCTATATCTATATACAATTTGATATAGGCTACTCTATGtacaatttacatatatataatacacattaacatacacCTGTGTATACAAAACTTGTAAACCctaatattattattgttattgttattatatttattttattattattattattatcattattattcattttcctTCTTAAAGCTCTCCCTCATCCCTCTACCTTTTGAAAATCAttgctttgtacatttttttaaactggatcATGTTTGGACAATGCTTTAGCTCCGTGCTCAAACCATTCCACAGTTTCACACCACCAATTGAAatgcattgactttttaaagtcgTGCGAACAGCTAGCATCTTAAAATTTAACTTTTCCCTCAAATTataacccccctctctgtcagaaaaaaagtttttgaataTTCCCTGGTAGCAGTTTGTTTCTTGCTTTGAACATGATTTGTGCCACTTGATAGTCAACCAGGTCAATGAACTTTATAGTACGGGGATGTAGAAACAGGAGGTTGGTGTGATCCTGATATCCTGCTTTATTGATTATTCTTATGTCTCGTTTTTGAAGTGTGACTAGTGGTAGCAGTGAGCTTTTGTAAGTGGTCCCCCAGACCTCCACACAGTAATTCAAATAAGGTAAGATCATTGAACAGTAGAGAATATGCAATGATTTGTGATCCAATATATGCTTTGCTTTACCCAGGACTGAGATGCTACATGACCGTTtagatttaacatgttttatgtgagGTGTGGAGGCCATTTTAATCATGATAACTTTAGTTTCAGAAgtatggtttaagtttgtgttaaTAGAGTATATTTGTTGTGTTGTAAGAAATAAGTATTAATTTATGAGAAGTACTTGATTTGACATGGAAACCTTTATGGTGAATAAAGGATTTATTTGGGCATATTTTGGCAGGTATTTTGTGTTATGGGTGGAGCCGAGTTAAGGTGGAGCCGAGTTAAGGTGGAGTCGAGTTAATTAATTTGGGTGCGATACacaggtggagagaaaaaaggtagattgttttgtttgtggacGGTGGTGGAGGTTTAGGAGCCaagcagcaaatgttttttgatcgtgaccttttgttttgagttttgataTATTCATTTTGGATCTGTTCTGTATACAAGTGGCATTacgaataaaataagaaatcaagtGAAACAACTGTGAGTATATTAAAGTGGACACACATCAGGAACGAACAGGTTGGCTCCTATGACACAAGTGACAATTTTTACATGACATACAAGAAGAAATTGTCACTACATGAGGTTTCCAGCAGAGCTTTTGGTCTATTGTCACACCTAGGAATTTATTTACATACACTCTTTCAATATTAACACCATCTATCTTAACATTTACgtcattatttaaattacaatttccaaacaacatgatttttgttttgcttaaattCAATGATAATTTATTATTGTCAAACCACCTTTTTAATTTGCTAATTTCAGATGTAATTAATTCCAGAAACTGCTGCAAATCCTCTCCCgtacaaaaaatatttgtgtcatctgcaaataacacaaattgtagaatatttgAGGTTTTACATATATCATTTATGTAGAGAATAAAAAGAATTGGGCCCAACACTGACCCCTGGGGGACACCACAAGCAATGTCCAAACAAGATGACGTGTATTCACCCAACTTCACAAACTGTTGCCTGTTATGTAGATAGCTCCTCAGCCAGTATACAATCCCCCTGATACCATACCAttctaatttattaatttatctGTCGTGATTTATTGTATCAAATGCTTTTTTGAGATCACTAAAAACACCAGCTGCATAATTCTTCTGGTCCAGGGAATTTGGGATTTTTTCAATTAGCTCAATGACTGCTAATGAAGTGGATCTGTTGGGTCTGAATCCATATTGGCTGTCAGTtagtaagttgtgtttattgataAATTTGTTTGGTCTGTCAGCAAAGTGTTTGTCTCCAGTTTTGTACAGCGGTATGACTTTTGCAATTTTCTTGTGAATTTaccatttttaaatgataagttaCAGATGTGCGTTAGTGGTTTTGCAGTTCCCTGAATGACCTGTTTAACTATTCTCATGTCAATGTCATTATAGTCAgtagaagttttgtttttacatttatgaacAATCTCTATAATTTCACTCTCTTCCACTGCTGTTAgaaacattgattttggattaatGTCTATGAAATCATAATTCTTGTCGtcagatctcacagaaacaggGATTTTTTCAGCCAGTATTGgttcaacatttacaaaataattattGAAGCCATTAACTGCAACATCCATATTATCAATAGTCATATCATTATCAATAAAGTCATGTGGATATTTAACTTGTCTAGAACCATTTCcaataacagtatttaatatATTCCATAAAcctttaatattgtttttatttttatcaaatcATTTGCTGTAATATTCTTTCCTGCTGTTTCTCATTACATTAGTtagattatttttatatttcttatacTTATTTTCTGCATCTTTGGTTCTAAGTTTTATGAATTCTTTATAtagtgtatttttctttttgcaggcATTTTGTAATCCCTTAGTTATCCATGGACTATCTGAatatttaaatttcattttgatttccTTTATTGGACAATGTTTATCATACAACAATTTAAATACCCCTAAGAATATTTCATAAGCTTTGtcaatgttttcttcttgaTATAATATTTCCCaattttgatttattaattcattttttaaagcgtTCATTGTCTCTTCTGTCCGTACTCTTCTGTACTTGAATGTACTCTCCTGTTTTTCCCTCTTGTAGTCGTTATTGAAAACTATAAACACTGGCAGATGGTCACTGATGTCATTGATCATTAATCCACTTATTGTATTATTGTCTACAACATTTGTAAATATGTTGTCAATCAATGTGGCACAGTGAGATGTAATCCTGCTGGGTCTGGTGATTTTTGGATAAAGGCTTGTACATTGTATTGATAAACTCTTCAGTTGGTTTGTGGTTATTGGGATTAAGCAGATCTATATTAAAATCCCCACAGATGAACATGACCTTTTGATTAGACGTTGTGAAAATTTCTTCCACCCATTCTTTGAATATATCAATATTGAAATCCGGTGCTCTATAAATACAGCTAACAATtcgttcttcttttttttcctgcagatttCAACAGATAAACATTCTAATAAATTTCCGATTGCAGTTGTCATTCCATCTACCACCTTGCAATTAAGGTTTTTGTCCACATACGcagccacacctcctccagGCTTGTTCTCTCTGTTCTTGTAGTTCAGTTCATAGCCATCTAATTCAAAGTCCACACCCTTTTCAGGGTTGATCCAAGTTTCTGATATTGCAATTATGTTAAATGGTTGTGCAAATTGATGTAAATATTCCTTAATGTTGTGGAAATTTGCATACAGACTTCTACTGttaaaatgaatgattgatAGTTTCTGATTTGCCTTAATGGTCTTATTGTACTGTTCATCTGTGTAATAGCCGCAGTCGTCATTGATGTTTAAGAAGCTATTTTCCGGGTCGATATTGTATTCCATGTCTTGTAAATTGTGCTCCgtgtattcaaatgttttcagttcCAGATTCTCATTATCAGCAATCATTTGGGTTATAGGTACCGGTATAATGTCTCCAGATGTAGATGAATGATTTCCTTTAGAGTGTGTCATGATTGTGTAGGTTTTTTACTCACTTTTGTTTCCATTTCGGCCTCATTGAAACTTGTCCAGCTCCGCAATGTCTCTGATCACCATCACTTTGGCCTCCTCCGGTGTTCCGTTCAGCTTTATGAAGATTTTGCAGTTGGTGGTCCACGtggattgtattttatttcgTTTCTTGATGAATCGTGCTTGCCTGGCTATATCTGCATTTAGTTTTGTTAAGTGTTCATTGATGTAGACGTCTGTCCCCTTCAGCTGCCTGCCTTGTTTCAGTAGTGCAATTTTGTGTTACGGTTCACAAACCTCATTATTACTGCCGGTTTGTCGGTGTTGTTTTTGCGGGGCAGAGGATGACAAGCCTCGATGGTGTTACAGTCAAAGTCGATTCCCTTTGACTGTAGGAATGCTGCCACTTGTTGCCCCACAGACTCGGAGATTGCCTCTGGTTCGCCGTCACGGTCAGCGGTCACTGCCCGTGCATACGACCGGGGTTTTATTTTGAGCCCCGATATAGTAATATCGTAGCTGGCTGCTGGTTAAGCTTGGGCCTGGCCTGGTGAAGCTGGCTGCTGGTTAGCCTGGGCCTGGCCTGGTGGTGGCTTACTGGCTGCTGCTGAGCCTAGGCCTTGATCACTTAAATCCACAGATTTCACTTTCAGTCACAAATTACATTCATGATAGATGTAAGAGGACACTTAACAGCAAGAGATGAAGTTTCGGTGAAAAATACTCATGATTGAGGTGATTTCTGACAGATTGCTGCTGCTGATTGGGATTGGGAATTTAGGCGAAAAcgcttttatctttttatgcaaaaaaaaataaaaaattgtgtAAAAGATCTTCAGCTAATAAAAGTATTCAGGTGAAAAGCTTAGACAAGATCAGCTGAGTTATTAATCTTTAATATTAATTAACAGGAAATCTACATATATATACTATGACTTATAGTTTTTTAATCCCATGTTGGCCAGGAGGCAGAATTGCTAGATCATCATACTGTAGAGGTGATGGGTGACACCTGTTAGGATAATTAATAAGGTAATTAGTGTGTGATTTGAAAATATGTCTTTgatttgtttgctttaaatgaaaaaatatgaatgtgttCAATGGTGTAAGTAAGCTCATATCTGCAGACCTTCTCAGGCTAAATTAATAATTTGGGGTTTGGTAGTTAGTGTTGATCTCGTGATCAAACAGGAAGGatctgtggtggaatttctgtagttatttagattataatgtacagatgtcattaggtttattcactgttctctaatgtcagtcagacctgacagagttcggttgttattagaacaccaagtacagcttagagagtgtcaactgttcttcctgatatctgcaaggatgtttggtagacttattgtctgctccagtgttattgacgtcacagtttagtctaggtgggtcaatgtgacatgACCCTATAATGATCATGTCttttaggatatatgcgatgcctttcaaaaagttctgcagatgtgattgagcaagacacgagaacagaagtgtgatgttgaatcatgtctcctcgagtattcatctgatgtttaaactttcatcaacgtaagccatctgagtcaactgagtcttattgtatAGAGTCGAGTCGTAGTAATTTCTTCAACAGTTTGGAtctgcaaccaaactggacagacacagactgcaacagacaaacagaaaaaaatcattggcGTCGACCTACCCCCCATCCAGGACTTACAACGGTCCAGTGTCAGGAAACGGGCAAGTACGACcactgcagactcctcacaccccggacacaaactgttcaaactcctcccctctggcAGGCGTTACAGATCATTGTATGCCAAAAAAACTCGTCATAAGAACAGTctcttcccccaggctgtcactctgatgaacgctaaacaaTCAAAGAGTCTCAGACCTGTTGCTGTAAAATACAGGTAACCCTGTTATCAAGCACCCACCTTGATTGTACATAAGACTATTtataactatttttattttcaataacttaatcatgtaaatactgtaatattATCCTCCTTATCAATCCATGCACACTGcttatgtaaacactgtaaaaaaaactctacCTCATATATTAACCATCTGTTTCATAATTACATATTATCATGTTCATCTCAGcatttttgcactactcaccactacACTATTTAGCGTTGTATGTATTAGTGTTTTtgcttatattatgtttatatttaatgttataactTATAATAAGAGCATaattgagagcacagttactgaagacaaatttctggtgtgtgtaagcatacataGCCAATACATCTAATTCTTCTAATTATTCCATTTATAGCCAACAACAGGGAGATGTGGGAAACAACAGATTCAGAAttttttggagaaactgtaaaatatataaagcaTACTTAAGTTCTTGGAATGACTGTAGAAGTGtagtccaaaaaaaacaattcaaatgttcCAGGAAATGCATTTGCTCAGCACTCAGTGTTCATTAGGAGAGTTTTCACTTcttggcagcagcagcagcagctctggtCCTGGTGTCCCGTTTGGCCTTCTTAAGACTCTTTTTGGGACTCTTCTTTGGACTCTTtgacttcctctttttcttaGGTGACTTCTTGGCTGCAGGAGTGACACTTCCAGCTGCTTTCTTCACACCAGCCTTCTTGACCTTTTTGGCTATTGGCTTCTTTTTCACCACCTTCTTCTTGCGGGGTTTGGGAGGCTTCTTGTTCAACTTGAAGGAGCCAGAAGCACCTCTGCCTTTGGTTTGGACCAGAGACTTTTTGGTCAACAAGCATTTGATGGCGACAAGGATTCTGACGTTGTTCTTCACCACGTCATATCCTCCAGCCTTCAAAGCTTTCTCCAGGGCTGCCAGGGAGAGACCTCCACGATCTGAAGATGCAGCTACAGCTTTCAGGATCAGGCTTGACACTGAGGGACTGAACACAAATTGGTCAaagcatgctgcagaaacagtctATTTCTACATTGTCCATTGAAAAGATTGTCTGAGTGATGCATTTTACTTATATAATAATGCATATACAGGGCGGAAACACCCCACTTTGTCCATAGAGGGCACCAAAATCAACAAACTGTTCtgaccctaacccctaacccctaacccttaccctaaccctaacccaaccctaaccctaaccctaaccccaaaccctctaaccctaaccctaccctaaccctaaccctaaccctaaccctaaccctaaccctaaccccttaccctaaccctaaccctctaaccccTCCCTCCTTCATGTCTGCTCTTCAGTCCCAGTCAACCGCCCAACCAACTGGCTCAGACAATGTCGAGCCTCCGCCAACATCTCCATCCCCACACTGGAGGTGCTGCCAGGTGGGGGCTGGGACAACCTCCGTAACATGGACATGGGACGAGTCATGAACCTGAGCTACTTCGAGTGTCAGACCACTGAGGACGGGCTCTACCTCATCCCAGACGAGGTGTTCGTCATCCCCCACAAGGAGACGGGCGTGGAGACCAACTCTGAGATCATCAGCTCCTGGCTGGAGCAGACAAGCTCGACATCTAACCCCATAAATGCTGATGTGTCATTTCTCAAGATGCTTAATGGGAAATTTTCTGTAGAGAACCAAAGAATGAAAACCCATCAGGtcaaagactcttcaactacaGTCAGAGTGCAACTAAGTAATATTTTCCATTGTCTGGACAAAGAAAATAGTTGTTTCAGTGATTCTGGATTAACAGATTGACTATGTATGAAAATCCTCCATGTGCTACTCAATAATTTGCTTGATAGAGATGTTGAATTCACTTATACATCTTATCTTTTTACTGATCTTTATAATGGAGCCATGGTACATTTAAACAATGCTCTAAATGCCCCATATGAatctttaagtgttttttaaattgattttataGACCACcttaaaaagacaataaagacatATTAATGAGCTGAATTCAGTAAGGcagatgattaaaaacaaactaaacaaaccGCTACAAAATGATTTCCTATCTTTTTTCAAAGGTTCGTAACTTGATCTACACAGTAAAGGCGCATCTGGACTTCGCTCTGGACAATCGCTTTGCTCAACAAGCTAAAGAGATAGCCGATGCCATTGAGAACAATCAAATAAGAAATGCAGACTATCTCTCAGAGAAGATGGTGTTAGACTATGGAACCCATGTTATCACAAGTGTTGATGCCGGGGCTACTTTGGTGGAGGAAGACTACCTCCGCTCCTCGTATGTGTCTGACAGTTCTTCAGACAGTTCTACCATCAAAGCACAGGCAGGGTTGAACTTCTTTCACGACCCCAAGTTTGACATAAGCAGTCAAAGAACCCAACAGAGCTCATCACTTAAGGCATATCAGTCCAATATTACGTACTCTCTTACCCAAAGCAATGGTGGTGGCACACCTTCTTATCCTGTAATCACTCTGCAGGAGTGGCAAGAAATTACCCGAAACAACCTGGTTGCTATTGATAGGTCTGGATTTCCCCTGCACTccttcataaacacaaacaacattccTGATCTGCCACCGCCTACTATTGTCAAAGTGGCTTTGACAGTGAGTCAGGCTATAGATCGGTACTATAAGGTCAACACGAGGCCTGGATGTGTTGACATCAACTCCAAGAACTTCAACTTCCAGGCTAATATCGATGATTCGTCCTGCGAGGGCCCCGCTACAAACCTCAGCTTTGGCGGCGTCTACCAAAAGTGTGTTGAAATGAGCTCAGACGCAGGCCCACTATGTGACGCACTGGCCCAGAAAAACTTAGAaacaggtgaattctcctgccGTTCTCCTTACAACTCCACTTTACTGAGATCAGAAGTGAGACAGCAGGGTTACAAGTCAAAAGACTGCTACGACGAACATTATCGGTGTGGGTTTTTATGGCTTTCAGATTGCCATCGTCAAGTGTGTCAGGACAACGACCTCGTCCGCACTGCCCGCATTGACACCTACTGGTGCTCTGTAAATGGAACAGCTCCAGACAACTCAGGGTATCTGTTTGGAGGAATTTACAGCCCCTCTCTCCTGAACCCCCTCACCAATGCAAAAAGCTGCCCGCAAAACTTCATTCCAGTTAAATTTCTCTCTGATGAACAAATGATCTGTGTGAGCAAGGACTATGAGACTGGCACCAGATTCTCAGTACCATTTGGAGGCCTCTTTAGTTGTCAGTCAGGTAACCCAATATCTGGTTCCCAACATCGTTGCCCTCCCAAGTTCAGTCAGCATCTTGCTTCAGTGAGCGATGGCTGTGAAATCCTTTATTGTGTCCAGTCAGGGCTGTTCACAGAGGGAGAGCTGCTTCCTATCCAGCTGCCTCCTTTTAGCAAACCTCCACCTGCCTCCTTTATGCAAAAGCTTAACCCAGAACTGTATGAGATGTCTAATGGAGAGAAGGCTGGAGTAGCATTTGGGGTGATTGGTATTATAGCATTGGTGGCAGTGGTGGTAATTGTGGCAGTGGTGGCGGTAGTCctgttgaagagaaggaagaatCCGGATCGAGTGGTACTGATACAGCAGGATGAGCTtttatgaaagaaaagcagTTTAGAGGCTTTGAAaccagagatgttttttttactttaccttTCGAATCATTGAATGTTGGAGTGGATTATGTTCATGTTCTGTATCTGAGGACTCCTTGCTTAAATATGATTGACACTGCAatataatctttttttgttttaaatgtttgggaAACCAACCAGTTATTAAAATGTTCACAGCTAGGGAAAGACATTCCTTTCCATTTCCTAATATGCACTTTATTGTTCATTATGAgtcatatttgtctttattagtcccgtaacagaaatcatttgaTGTCCCAATAAGTCTCATAACACAAAGCAGAGGGCCATAGTGAACCAACACTGCCCTCATGAGGCTGAGATGCACAGAGTCATGTAATAAATCATTTGTATTCACTTATTCACTTGCACCAATATATAGATACATATCATTATTTTTGTTCAAGCATTACCgttgtgatatatatatataaataagcatacgtttatgttttgtgtcttGCTTCTAAAATTGAATAGAATGTTGACTTAACTCTTCTGATGGTACTTAACTTTTAATAAAGTCTTATAAACCAATGTGATCGAtcaatgtctgtttttcttccacaatgcattcatttatttaatgcCTGTTCATGTAAAACTGTAAATGTCTGAAATTCACCGTAGTACTGTAGTGCTGACTTAGAGTGACAGATCTGATGTGTGTTTTACAATCTAACATGCTTATTTAATGTAGTTTAATCTTTAAACTAGACGTATCTAGTTCTTTAATTTAACTAAATAATCTATGTCAACACTGCAGAATTGAGGATTATAGAAAATGCAAAAGTGTCAGCTGAAGTAAATTGATTCGTAAGAATCCAAAAtgtaactgtgctctcaattATGCTCTTATTATAagttataacattaaatataaacataatataagcaAAATCACTAATACATACAACGCTAAATAGTGTAGTGGTGAGTAGTGGTGGATGCTGAGATGAACATAATATGTAATTATGAAACAGATGGTTAATATATATGAGgtagagttttttttacagtgtttacataagCAGTGTGCATGGATTGATAAGGAGGATaatattacagtatttacatgattaagttattgaaaataaaattgttATAAATAGTCTTATGTACAATCAAGGTGGGTGCTTGATAACAGGGTTAACGGTATTTTACAGCAACAGGTCTGAGACTCTGTGAttgtttagcgttcatcagagtgacagcctgggggaagagACTGTTCTTATGACGAGTTTTTTTGGCATACAATGATCTGTAACGCCTgccagaggggaggagtttgaacagtttgtgtccggggtgtgaggagtctgcagtgGTCGTACTTGCCCGTTTCCTGACACTGGACCGTTGTAAGTCCTGGATGGGGGGGTAGGTCGACgccaatgatttttttctgtttgtctgttgcagt
Proteins encoded in this region:
- the LOC109994850 gene encoding histone H1-like; this encodes MDKVGPSVSSLILKAVAASSDRGGLSLAALEKALKAGGYDVVKNNVRILVAIKCLLTKKSLVQTKGRGASGSFKLNKKPPKPRKKKVVKKKPIAKKVKKAGVKKAAGSVTPAAKKSPKKKRKSKSPKKSPKKSLKKAKRDTRTRAAAAAAKK
- the LOC109979639 gene encoding macrophage-expressed gene 1 protein-like, with the translated sequence SNPSLLHVCSSVPVNRPTNWLRQCRASANISIPTLEVLPGGGWDNLRNMDMGRVMNLSYFECQTTEDGLYLIPDEVFVIPHKETGVETNSEIISSWLEQTSSTSNPINADVSFLKMLNGKFSVENQRMKTHQVKDSSTTVRVQVRNLIYTVKAHLDFALDNRFAQQAKEIADAIENNQIRNADYLSEKMVLDYGTHVITSVDAGATLVEEDYLRSSYVSDSSSDSSTIKAQAGLNFFHDPKFDISSQRTQQSSSLKAYQSNITYSLTQSNGGGTPSYPVITLQEWQEITRNNLVAIDRSGFPLHSFINTNNIPDLPPPTIVKVALTVSQAIDRYYKVNTRPGCVDINSKNFNFQANIDDSSCEGPATNLSFGGVYQKCVEMSSDAGPLCDALAQKNLETGEFSCRSPYNSTLLRSEVRQQGYKSKDCYDEHYRCGFLWLSDCHRQVCQDNDLVRTARIDTYWCSVNGTAPDNSGYLFGGIYSPSLLNPLTNAKSCPQNFIPVKFLSDEQMICVSKDYETGTRFSVPFGGLFSCQSGNPISGSQHRCPPKFSQHLASVSDGCEILYCVQSGLFTEGELLPIQLPPFSKPPPASFMQKLNPELYEMSNGEKAGVAFGVIGIIALVAVVVIVAVVAVVLLKRRKNPDRVVLIQQDELL